A window of Mustela nigripes isolate SB6536 chromosome 9, MUSNIG.SB6536, whole genome shotgun sequence contains these coding sequences:
- the ZBTB5 gene encoding zinc finger and BTB domain-containing protein 5: MDFPGHFEQIFQQLNYQRLHGQLCDCVIVVGNRHFKAHRSVLAACSTHFRALFSVAEGDQTMNMIQLDSEVVTAEAFAALIDMMYTSTLMLGESNVMDVLLAASHLHLNSVVKACKHYLTTRTLPMSPPSERVQEQSARMQRSFMLQQLGLSIVSSALNSSQSGEEQPAPMSSSLRSNLDQRTPFPMRRLHKRKQSAEERARQRLRPAMDESSIADVTPENGPSGVHSREEFFSPDSLKIVDNPKADGMADNQEDSAIMFDQSFGAQEDAQVPSQSDNTAGNMAQLSMASRATQVETSFEQEAAAEKSGFQCENPEVGLGEKEHMRVVVKSEPLSSPEPQDEVSDVTSQAEGSESVEVEGVVVSAEKIDLSPESSDRSFSDPQSSTDRVGDIHILEVTNNLEHKSTFSISNFLNKSRGSNFSASQNNDDNIPNTTSDCRLEGEAPYLLSPEAGPAGGPSSAPGSHVENPFSEPADSHFVRPMQEVMGLPCVQTSGYQGGEQFGMDFSRSGLGLHSSFSRVMMGSPRGGASNFPYYRRIAPKMPVVTSVRSSQIPENSASSQLMMNAATSSFENGHPSQPGPPQLTRASADVLSKCKKALSEHNVLVVEGARKYACKICCKTFLTLTDCKKHIRVHTGEKPYACLKCGKRFSQSSHLYKHSKTTCLRWQSSNLPSTLL; encoded by the coding sequence ATGGATTTTCCTGGACACTTTGAACAGATCTTCCAGCAGCTGAACTACCAGAGACTTCACGGGCAGCTCTGTGATTGTGTCATTGTCGTGGGGAACAGACATTTTAAAGCCCACCGCTCGGTACTGGCGGCATGCAGCACGCATTTCCGAGCCCTCTTctcagtggcagagggagatcaGACCATGAACATGATCCAGCTGGACAGCGAGGTAGTGACAGCGGAGGCCTTTGCCGCACTGATTGACATGATGTACACCTCCACGCTCATGCTGGGGGAGAGCAATGTTATGGATGTCTTATTGGCAGCCTCTCACCTGCATTTGAACTCTGTTGTTAAGGCATGTAAACATTACTTAACGACAAGGACGCTGCCCATGTCTCCCCCCAGCGAGCGCGTCCAGGAGCAGAGTGCCCGCATGCAGCGCTCCTTTATGCTGCAGCAGCTGGGGCTAAGCATCGTGAGCTCAGCCCTCAATTCCAGCCAGAGTGGCGAGGAGCAGCCGGCCCCCATGAGCTCCTCACTGCGCAGTAACCTGGACCAACGGACGCCCTTCCCCATGAGACGCCTTCATAAGCGCAAGCAGTCCGCAGAGGAGCGGGCCAGGCAGCGCCTCCGGCCTGCCATGGATGAGTCTTCCATTGCTGACGTCACGCCAGAGAATGGGCCATCGGGGGTTCACTCTCGGGAGGAGTTCTTTTCACCCGATTCCCTGAAAATCGTGGACAACCCTAAGGCTGACGGAATGGCCGACAACCAGGAAGACAGTGCCATCATGTTTGACCAGTCTTTTGGTGCTCAAGAAGACGCCCAGGTGCCCAGCCAGTCCGACAATACTGCTGGCAACATGGCCCAGTTGTCCATGGCCTCTCGTGCAACTCAGGTTGAGACTAGTTTTGAGCAGGAAGCTGCCGCCGAGAAAAGTGGTTTTCAATGTGAAAATCCCGAGGTTGGCCTTGGAGAGAAGGAGCACATGAGAGTGGTGGTTAAGTCTGAGCCCCTGAGCTCTCCTGAGCCTCAGGATGAAGTGAGCGATGTGACctcccaagcagaaggcagtgaATCCGTGGAAGTGGAAGGGGTTGTGGTCAGTGCCGAGAAGATAGACCTCAGCCCTGAAAGTAGTGATCGGAGTTTTTCAGATCCCCAGTCTAGCACGGACAGGGTAGGTGACATCCATATTTTGGAAGTCACGAATAACCTGGAGCATAAATCCACTTTCagcatttcaaattttcttaacAAGAGCAGAGGGAGTAACTTTAGTGCAAGTCAGAACAATGATGATAATATCCCAAACACTACTAGTGACTGTAGGCTGGAGGGGGAGGCCCCTTACCTGTTGAGTCCAGAGGCTGGGCCTGCGGGCGGGCCCTCTTCGGCCCCTGGCTCTCACGTGGAGAACCCGTTCAGCGAGCCTGCAGACTCCCATTTCGTCAGGCCTATGCAAGAAGTGATGGGCCTGCCCTGCGTGCAGACCTCAGGCTACCAAGGAGGAGAACAGTTTGGGATGGACTTTTCCAGGTCTGGTTTGGGTCTTCACTCCTCCTTCTCCAGGGTCATGATGGGCTCCCCGAGAGGAGGAGCCAGTAACTTTCCATACTACCGACGCATAGCTCCCAAAATGCCAGTCGTAACGTCTGTCAGGAGCTCACAGATCCCAGAAAACTCAGCCAGTTCCCAGCTAATGATGAACGCAGCCACGTCCTCCTTTGAAAATGGCCATCCTTCGCAGCCTGGCCCTCCACAGTTGACCAGGGCATCTGCCGATGTCCTGTCTAAGTGCAAGAAGGCCTTGTCAGAGCACAACGTCTTGGTTGTAGAGGGCGCTCGCAAGTACGCCTGCAAAATCTGCTGCAAGACTTTTCTGACCCTGACGGATTGCAAGAAGCACATCCGAGTTCACACAGGGGAAAAGCCCTACGCCTGCCTCAAGTGTGGCAAGAGGTTCAGTCAGTCCAGCCACCTGTATAAACACTCAAAGACCACGTGTCTGCGCTGGCAGAGCAGCAACCTCCCCAGCACTTTGCTCTAA